The DNA sequence CTGTGATAAATCAAGAGGATTTAGCCGTTAAGATTTTAGAGGCCATAAAAGATGAAAGCGCCAAGGTGAATCTTCAAGAGGCAGAAATTATTGTTTCTGGCGGGCGAGGTATTTGTGACCCTAAAAATTTTAAATTGATTGAGGAACTTGCAAGTTGTCTTTCTGGCGCTGTTGGGGCATCTCGTGCAACTGTTGATGCCGGATGGATTTCTGCTCATCATCAAGTGGGACAGACAGGGAAAACCGTTGCTCCAAAGGTTTATATAGCATGTGGTATTTCAGGTAAAATTCAACATTTAGTAGGGATGCAAGGGTCAGATACCATTATAGCTATAAACAAAGATCCTGATGCTCCAATCTTTAAAGTTGCGACATATGGAATAATTGGAGATTGTTTAGAAATAATTCCGGCTCTTATAAAAAAGATTAAGGAGATTAAAGGTTGAAAACCGCGTTTATATTCCCTGGGCAGGGGAGCCAGCTTGTAGGTATGGGAAAAGGGTTTGCGGAGGCTCTTTTAGACCAAGCAAATGAAGTTTTAGGAATTGACTTAAAAAGGATCTGTTTTGAAGGTTCCCAAGAGGAACTTAAAAAGACAGAGATAAGCCAACCTGCAATATTGACAGTAAGCATAGCTGCTTTTGATATTTTAAAAAGCAAAAATATAAAACCTGATTATGTTGCAGGGCATTCTCTTGGAGAATATTCTGCTTTGGTTGCAGCTGAATCTATCAACTTCAAGGATGCGGTTAGACTGGTTTACTTGAGAGGAAAGTTTATGCAGGAGGCTGTTCCTATAGGACAAGGGGCTATGGCGGCTATTTTGATGCTTGATAAAGAACAAATCAAAGAATGTTGCGATAAAGCAAAAGATAAAGGCGTTGTTCAAATAGCAAATTTTAATGCTCCGGGCCAGATTGTGATATCAGGAGAGAGAGAGGCTGTTTTAGCTGCTTCTGCTTTTTGTAAAGAAGCGGGGGCAAAAAGAATAATTCCTCTTGCTGTTTCTGCCCCGTTTCATAGTATTTTAATGCAAAAGGCGGCGGATAAGTTGAAAATAGAGCTTGATAAAATAAATATAAAAGATGCTAATGTCCCTCTTGTTTCTAATATTGATGCGGAGCCTGTTACGTCTGCCTTAAAAATAAAAGAAAATTTATACAGTCAAGTGGTGGGATCTGTTTTGTGGGAGGATTCTGTCAAAAAAATGGTCTCTCTTGGAGTTGAAAAATTTATTGAAGTTGGTCCGGGTAATGTATTGTGCGGACTGGTTAAAAAGATTGATCCTACTTTGGTTAGGGTTCAAAATTTTGAATCCGTACTACTAGAAGGCTTTGGGAGGTAATTATGAAATTAAAAGATAAAGTAGCTTTTGTTACAGGGGCTGCCCAGGGGATTGGAAAGTCTATTGCGGAAGCTTTGGCGAGAGAAGGGGCGGATATCATAGTTTCTGATATCAACCTTGAACTTGCGGTGCAAACTGCCGCTGAGATAGAAAAAATCGGGGTTAAAACAATGGCGCTTAAAACAAATGTTTCCGATTTTTGTGACGTTGAAAACGGAGTTGAGCAATCAGTTAAACAGATGGGGAAAATTGATATTCTTGTAAATAATGCTGGCATTACGCGGGATACATTGCTTATGAGAATGAAAAAAGAGGATTGGGACGCAGTGATCAATGTAAACTTAACTGGTGTTTTTAATTGCACTAAAATTATTTCTGCTTTGATGATTAAGCAACGTTCTGGTAAAATAGTCAGTATTGCGTCTATTGTTGGAGAGATGGGGAATGTGGGACAGACAAATTATGCTGCTGCCAAAGCAGGGGTTATTGGGATGACAAAGACAGTGGCTCGGGAGCTAGCTTCAAGAGGTATTTGCGTAAACGCTGTAGCTCCGGGATTTATTCAAACGGCAATGACAGACAAGCTTAGCGAAGATGTTAAAAATAAAATGGTCGAAGTTATTCCATTAAAGAGAATGGGAACGCCTACAGAAGTTGCAAAGGCTGTCTTGTTTTTAGCTGGGCCTGATTCAGATTATATTACGGGCCAAATCATCAATGTTAACGGTGGAATGCTAATGAATACCTGATAAAGTGTACAGTGAACAGTAAAAACAAGAAATAGCTTACTACTGTACACTGTAAACAATAAACTGTAAACTTATTACAAAAAAGGAGGAAAAGTAAATGAACGAGAATGAAGTGTTAGAAAAGGTAAAAAAGGTAGTTGTAGAACAGTTGGGAGTTTCTGAGGCGGAGGCAAAAAAGGAGTCTTCCTATGTTGATGATTTAGGAGCTGATTCTTTGGATACGGTAGAATTGGTAATGGCATTGGAAGAGGCTTTTGGTACTGAAATCCCCGATGAAGATGCTGAAAAGATTAAAACGGTTGGGGATACGGTAACTTATATAATGTCACATCAAAAATAAATTTTAATAAGGTTATAATTATTTGAAATTACCTCAATTAAAAATAGGAGATTTAATCGCGCAGGTGCCGATTATTCAGGGGGGGATGGCAGTTAGGATTTCCACGGGAAATTTGGCAGGTGCTGTTGCTGCAGCACAAGGGATAGGTGTAATTGGCGCTTCAGGGATGACTTTTGATGAATTGGCAGATGAAATAAGGATTGCAAGAAAGAAAGCTTTAGATGGTATTATCGCCATAAATATTATGTTTGCTGCTCGTGAGTTTTTGGGGATTGTAAATACAGCAATAAAAGAAAAGATTGACTTTATAATTACAGGAGCCGGATTTTCTAGAGATATTTTTAGAATAGGCCGTGAAAAAAATATTCCCATTGTTCCTATAGTATCTAGCGCTAAGCTTGCTAAACTTGCCGAAAAGAGCGGAGCGTCCGCGGTTATTGTTGAAGGGAAAGAGGCTGGCGGACATCTTGGAACTGATAGATCGATATTTGATATTCTTCCGGAAATTTTAAAAGCAGTGAAGATTCCTGTTATTGCTGCAGGGGGATTGGTAACAGGGGAACTTATTGCAAAAGCTTTTAGAATGGGTGCTTCTGGCGTACAGCTTGCTACAAGGTTTGTTTTATCAGAAGAGTGTAATGCTTCTTTGCCTTTCAAAAAAAGATACCAGGATGCCAGAGAAGAGGATGTTGTTTTAATTGAATCGCCGGTTGGTATGCCTGGTAGGGCTTTGCGTACCCCTTTTGTAGATGAAATTATATCTGGGACCGCGCCAAAACCTGTTGGTTGTGACTATTGCTTGAAAAATTGTTCTCTGAAATATTGCATAATACAAGCATTAATCCGTTCTCAAAAGGGTGACATTGACAATGGAATTGTTTTTTCCGGTGAAAAGGTTTGGCAGTTAAAAGATCGTAGAATTAAGCCGGCTAAAGAGATAATGAATGATATTATTTCCGAAATCGAGGAGGTCCCTTGATGGAGAAAAGAGTTGTTGTAACGGGGTTGGGAATTGTTTCTCCTATTGGTTTGAACGTGGATGAACACTTTACAAATCTTGTTAAAGGAAAAAGTGGCATTGGCAAAATAGACCGTTTTGACGTCTCTTCTTTTTCTTGTCATATAGCGGGCTTAGTGAAGGGATTTGATCCTTCTTTATATATGGATAGAAAAGAGGCAAAAAAAATTGTTAATTTTATTAAATATGCAATAGCAGCTGCAAAGATGGCTTTTTCTGATTCTGCATTCTCAATAAATGAGAGCAATGCTGATCGTGTGGGTGTTATTATCGGTTCTGGAATTGGTGGTATTGAATTTTTAGAAGAGCAGGTTAATGTTTTGAGAGATAAGGGGCCAAGCCGACTCTCACCATTTACTGTTCCTTATATGATAACAAACATGGCAGCGGGTTTGGTCTCTATACATCTTGGAGCTAAAGGGCCAAACAGTTGTGTTGTGACAGCTTGCGCTTCAGGGACCCATTGTATTGGTGATTCCTATAGAATATTGCAAAGAGGAGATGCTGATGTCATGATTGCCGGCGGAGCTGAGTGTGCTATTTCTCCTATTGGAATTGGTAGTTTTGCTGCGGCAAGAGCTCTTTCTACTTCTTTTAACGCTGATCCGGAAAAGGCTTCTCGTCCTTTTGACAAAAAAAGAGATGGTTTTGTTATGGGAGAAGGGTCAGGAATCGTTATATTGGAAGAGTTGGAACATGCCAAAGCGCGCGCTGCTAAAATTTATGCTGAAATTGTGGGCTACGGAATGAGTGGAGACGCAAATCATATAACGGCTCCAGCGCCTGGTGGGGAGGGGGCTGTACGAGCTATGCTTATTGCATTAAAAGATGCTAAGCTTAATCCTTCTGATGTTGATTATATAAATGCTCATGGAACATCTACAAAGCTAAATGATGAGTATGAGACAATGGCTATTAAAACGGCGTTTGGCGAACATGCAAAAAAAGTAGCAATCAGTTCCAATAAATCTATGACAGGTCATCTTTTGGGGGCTGCGGGAGCCATTGAAGCAGTTTCTACTGTTTTATCTATTGTTAATGATATTGCGCCTCCTACCATTAATCAGGAAGAAGCTGATCCTATTTGTGATTTGGATTATGTTCCAAATGTTGCTAGACAAATGAAAATTAATGTTGCGATTTCAAATTCACTTGGATTTGGCGGGCATAACGCTGTTATAGCTTTCAAAAAATATAAAGCGTAGAAAATCAATTTTGCTGCAAAACTTTTTGTTTGTAATCTTTTCTGTCAAAAGTTATAATTCTCCTGTAATGAAAATAAAAATTATTATTATAGGAGCGCTTTTAATTTCATTCTTTTTATTATTAGGAAGCGCTTACGCAGATCAATTCCCCAAAATAGATGTTTTTGGGTATAAAAAATGGCAGTATAAAGAGGTGAGTGTAACTCCCCGTTCTAATTACTTTCTTGGCGTTACTCTTTTGGGTGGGGGATCTTCCAATCTAACAGGAGGGCCTTGGCAAGAGAGTTTGCAACTGAAAATAGTTGGGCAGCTCAATGAAAAATTATCCGTGGCTTATGATGTTGAACAGCAACCTGAAACTCCGGATACTTACAATGTTAAAGTTAATTATGATGATAAGCATGAATTAACCTTCGGTGATTTTACTACCAGTTTTTCGGGAAATGAATTTGCCTCAGCCACAAAATTTTTAAATGGTGTAATGGTTACTTCAAAAGGCAAAAATTATGATTTTATTGCCGTCCCTTCTGCGAAACTTAAAAGTCAAATTCAACCGCTTACGTCTCAGATAGGAAATAATACTACAGGACCATATAGCTTGGGGCATGGTTCAATTGTTGAAAATTCTGAATACGTTGAACTAAATGGTATTGCTTTGGCTAGAGGTAAAGATTATTTGATCAATTATTTTGAGGGTAAAATTACATTCACAAAAATATTGACAACAACGGATACATTTAAATATAGTTATGAATATACTAATATTTTAGACCTTTTTTTCCCTTCGTTATCAAAAAAAGATTTTTTAGGGCTTCAAGGTAGAGTGATTTTGGATTCTTCATCATCATCAAAAGGTGATAGCGAACCACAACCCGTAGAAAAAGGGACTAATGAAATTTTTCCGACGACATCAAGAAATTTTACTGGACACGATTCTCCCCTTATTGATTTGTCAACTAGCGAAGCATTATCTGGCACAGAGGAAGTAAATGAAAATGAAATTTCAGATGAGATTTTGGAGGATGAATCGGTCGGAAAATATCAATTAAAAAATTTCCCCGTTGTTCAGTTTTCCGAAGCATTATTTTTTAAAGGTAGATTACTCGCTAAAAATGAAGATTATAATATTGACTATAGTAAAGGAAGCATTGTTTTGATTCTTCCTGAATTGCCAGATGATTCCTCCCGATTAGAGGTTTCTTATTCATATTATAAAACAGAAAAGACAACTGATAACATTTCGGGCAATGGAGGAAGAGGTCCTTATTCCCTGCTTAATCAGCCTATAGTTCCTAACTCAGAGAAAGTTTATGTAAATGAACGATTTGTCATTCGTGATTTTGATTATTATTTAGATAATGAAACAGGAAAGATAACTTTTAATTATAATGTTTCAAATACTTCAAATATAAGAACTTTATATTCTTATATAGTGAGAGAAGTTCCAACTCTTTCGTATCCGGATAAAAATCCGAAATCTGCGACAATCGGTTTTACTTACCTTAAGGAATCGGCACAAAAAAGCACAAGCTCTATTACTGCAACAGATGTCCAAACTTTCAGGTGGTCGGATATTGCAAGTAATGAGTCTACCATATATCTTTCTAAATTCCCGATTTTGTCAACACAAGAAGGTGGAATTCTTACGGTTTCTGTTGGCAATCAAACCTTGGTTTACGGTATAGATTATGTTATTCCTACTATTGAAGTTGCGGCTTCCGGAAATGCGCTTACTATTCCTTCCACAAAACTTGCATTTATAAATGATCCATCTGATATATCAAACGGTTACTATACAGGGACAATAAAAATGTTGACTTCCTTTAATTCTACTGCCGAGGTTTCTGTTACTTATACTTATTATAAAAATGTTATTGGGAGGTTTACCGGGACAGGGGATGGCAGCCGAGGCCCTTATTATCTTACAGGTTATAGAAATGTTATTCCAGGCTCAGAACATGTTGACGTATGGATTACAGGATCACAGACGAAAGATAATTATGTAAGAAATAGTAGTACTACTGAGGCCAATGGAAATTATTCAATAAATTATACAAGTGGAAGTCCCTCTATTATGTTTAACCAGCCATTGGATACTACAAAGAGTTTTGACGTGTATTTTCAGTATGTTGCTCAACAGTCTGATGTAAGCAGCGATATTTCTCAGGATCTTATAGGTTTTGATGCCGATGTCAAGTTTGGTGAAATTTTGCAAATGACGACTAATTATGCTCAAACTAATAATGACAAGGTTATAAGTTCTGTTTCAACAACGGAAGCTTTCTCTTTTAGCTCTACTGTAAATAGAGTTGTTTTAAGTTTTAAGCCGGTTATTGAAGGAAGTGATAATGTTTATATCAATCAAAAGCTTGTAAACAGAGATGGCGACTACTTTATAGATTATACTTCAGGAACAATAACCTTTTATAGCATTTCTTTGGGGACTCAGGATTCTGTAACAGTTGATTATAAGTATCAATCTCAAGGAGGAATTCAAGAAGGGATAACATCCAAAATTGACAAGGCTTATAAGTATGGAATTAAAAGTAAAATTGGAAAGATCTCTTTGGCGTACAACAATAAAAACATAGGGTTTGATTTCAGTCCCCTTGGGAGTACTGCTATTGGAGTTGGCTCAAATTATCAGGATTTTGCTGTTCAGCTTGAACCTTTGTCCAGTGATTTTAAAGCGGATTATTCTTATCGGGAGACGAACAATCCTATAGGCGCTTCCCGTTCCGCTTACACTCACAATTATGAGAGACTTTATAACACATCATTTACACCTTTTGGATGGGCAGGGATTGCTTTTGTAAATAGGAATCAGGAAGTTCGGGGTGATCCTGTTGATATTAATAAACCTTTAAGCGCTGACAGTTCATTAAATTCTTATTCTTTAAGCGTGGCGCCGAAAGAATACAGAATGGGATTGTTAAGAATTACTCATAAGTATGATGGGCAAAAGACTTTTTCAAAAGACAGGCTGAATTTTTCAAAAGGAGATACGACGTATGGACATGTAAGTTATGGTTTTGGTTTTACTGATCGTATAAAGGCATCTACAGATTTTCAATTATCAGAGCCAAAGATCATTAATACTCAAACTTCTGAGGTTGTAACATCATGGAAAACCATAAGAGATTTAAGTTATGATATATCTATCGATCTACCCTTCCCGAAAATACAAAAAATGACAACGTATGCTAAACAGCTTGATCATGAAGAGATAACGCATGCGCCAAGCGCCGAAAGTAAAATTAAAACTAAAAATACTACATATCATATAGATTTGAACCCCACAACAATTATTAATACAAGTTATGATTATAACAGGCAAGAAACTCCCTCTCTTGTAGTTCAGGGCAAAAACCCGAAAGATGAAAAGTTGTCAACCAGTATAAAAATTGATCCTTATTCTTATTTATCCACTAAATGGTTTTATACAGAAGACCACACTGTTCATGAGACAGGGGTGGAGAGTAGAGGCAATTCCAATACTTATAATGCCACTTGGATTCCTATTTCTTTTAATAATTTCAAACTTAATTCAAATTATACCTGGTATGGGAGTAAAGCTATTACTCCTTCAGGGACTTTTGAGGTTGCGACAGACAATCGTTCCTTTATTCAAGATTATACATTGACAATAAACCCTGCGCCTCAGATTTCTTTAGTTCCGGGATTTGTTTATGAAGATTATTTTAATGCGACTTCCACTGCAACCTCTGAACTTAAGACAAATAATCAGACCGTAAAATGTTCTCTTGCTTTTACGCCCATAGACAAGCTTGTTTTGGATGCGGAATACAATCTAAAAGTTACTACTAATATTACTGATAATCAAAATCGCCACAAGAGTTGGTCAAAAATAACTTCCAAGTACAGAGCTTTTTCTTGGGGTGAGTTGGTTCATACGCTGGAAGATGAACATAATCAGGGTGAGGTTCAAGCGGGGGGGGCTTTTCCCGAAACAGATTATTTAAAAACAATAAACACCTGGAGCTTTAATTTTAATGTTCCCCAGGAAAATCCAATTCTAAGCAGTGTAATTTTTACTGCTTCTTATAAAACAGTAAGCTTTGAAAATAAAATAAAACCTAGCGATAATCTTAATGCGAGTTCCGCCAGTTTTGATTTTACCTTGAGTTTTTAACCCCGATTATAATAATCGGGGTTAAGTTATCTTATAACAATTATCCGACCTGAACCTAAAATTTTATTATTTGAAGTTATCTTATATAAATAAACGCCATTACCGACTGTGGCGCCAAACGGATCATGCCCATTCCATGTTACTAAATTCTCTCCGGCTTTTCCTCCGTTTTGACCGCTCTGAAAAGTTTGTTTATAAACCAGTTCACCGCTTATATTGAGAATATAAAGTGAAGTCTGAAAATTGTTAGACAGGTTATAGTATATAAATGTTTCGTTTTGTGTTTTTGGGTTGAAAGGATTGGGACTTGGTTGTGAAAAACCTTGTATTTCAATAGAGGGTGTCGTTGTCGATGTAATATTAACATCTATTGTCTCAGAATTTTCACGACCGGATTTATCTGCGACAGTCAACTTTAGTTTGTATAATCCTGATAAACCTATGGTATTCCAATCTCCCAATATGTTATTTGATTTTTGGGTCGTTGATGAGGATATGTTAATAAAACTTGTATCTTGGGATTTGGCATAAGAGAGAGTATAGTAGTTAAAATTTATATCCGTCGCAATACCTAAAATAGTAACGACATCGTTTATTGCTGCGTTGTTTTCAGGCGAGGTTATTTTAGCTTTTGGTTCGGTATTGTCTATGTTGATTGTTATAGAGGCTTCCGAGGAGAGTTGTGATTGGCTTTGAGATGTTAATTTGATTATGTAGGGACCGTCTTCCTTTGTAGTTGTATCAAAAGTTCCTAATATTCCGGAATCTACACTTTGCACCCCTTCATAAAAGGTTTCAAATGTCGCGGGATTTGTTCCAGATCCTATTTGCAGTTGATATCTTGAGAAATCTGTACTTGTTGCGGTTCCTTTTATTTGTATAGAGCTATGTACATAGCTTGTATTTTCAGGTTGAGTGATTCTAGCGATTGGCAAACCTAAGGCTAAGGCTGCATTTATTCTTCCATATCCTAAAAGATTCGCGTAAGAAGGATTGAGGCTGTCTATATTTATACATGAATTCTCAATCTGGTATCTGACATTTTCTTGTGACATTGAAGGTTTTTTTGAAAGGATAAGAGCTGCTAATGCCGCAACATGGGGGGCTGCCATGGAAGTTCCGCCTTGGTTTGCATAATTGTTTGATTTCCATGTGCTAACAATATCTGTTCCCGGTGCGCATACATCAATCCACTCTCCGTAGTTTGATGCTGATAAAGGAGTGTCTGTTCCCCAATGTCCTACCAAATCATTTTGATCTGTAGCGGCAACTGCTATAACATAATCGTCATATCCTGCAGGATAGAATCTGCTGCTCTTATTTTCATTTCCAGCGGCTGCTACTAATATACATCCTCTTGAATAAGCATTTATAATAGTATCTTTTAAGTCGTCATCGTCATATTCAATGCCAAAACTCATGCTTATTATTTTAGCTCCGTTACTTGCCGCGTATTCTATTCCTCTTGAAGCATTAAGTAATGAACCATAGCCGCCCACACCCATTATTTTAACGGCCATGATTTTACAACCCCAATTTAGTCCTGCCACCCCTTTATCATTATTGGTGATGGCGCCTATAACGCCTGCTACATGTGTTCCGTGGCCGTTGTCATCTATTGGGTCGCTATCGTTGTTTTCATAGTCATAGCCTAAAATTATTTTGCCTGACAGATCTTCGTGATTATAATCTATTCCTGTATCTGCTACCGCAACAATAATTGAAGAATCTCCTGTAGTTATATCCCAGGCTGCTTCTGCGCTGATTTTTGACATATTCCACTGATAAGTGTTATAGAGAGAATCGTTTGGAGTTATAAAAGCTTTTATAATATGATTTGGATGGGCATATTCTACTTCGGAAAGTTTTTTTAATTCAGAGATAACCTGTTCTACACTATTTTCTGTGGGGAATTTTATTAAGAATATCGAGGAGAGATCCGGAATTTTAATCTGTTTGCCTGAAATAACTTTGTAAGTCTGGATCGGTGTTTTTGCATCTGGAAAGCCTTTTTCTATGCTTTTTACTTTCAGTGAAGATAGAATGTTTTTTAACACTTTTGATTTTACTGAAACAGAGTTTACAGATGAAATGTTAATACCGGAAGGAATAGTAATAGTATTACTCTTGAATTTTACAATTACTTCTCCGGAAATATATGTTGTGGAAGAAAAGCAAGCTGAAGGTAAAATTAAAAGAATGATAAAGGTTAATAATTTGAATATATTTTTCATGATATCAATTAAAAGTATATCATAAACCCCGATTATTCACCCCAATTATGATAATCGGGGTTAGTTTCTGGGTTTACCGTGGATAATCGGAGTAAATAGTGTATAATATTTTAATGTCGATGCTTGAAAATTTCAAAGAATATACTTCGCCTGTTCTTGGACGTTACTTTGATGATTTTGAAGTAACATCAGGAAAAGGTTGTTATTTATATGATATTAACGGAAAACAGTATATAGATTTTGCCTCTGGCATTGCCACTTGTTCTGTTGGGTACTGTCATCCAAAAGTTGTAAAAGCTGCTATTGATCAGACTAAAAAATTAATTCATACATGTATTGGCGTTGCTATTTATGAGCCTTATATTGATTTGGGTAAAATTATCCGATCTATAACTTCAATCTCCGAATCTCAAGTTTTTTGTTGTCAAAGTGGAAGTGAGGCAGTTGAAGCTGCGATTAAACTTGTAAGATATGCCACAAAAAAACCAGGGCTTATAGCTTTTGAAGGGGCTTTTCATGGAAGAACACTTGGGGCTTTGTCCCTTACCACATCAAAGATGAAGTATCGTGAAGGGTATGAACCTCTTTTGCCTGAAACGTATATTTCTTCTTTAGATTTGGATTCTGTTAAAAAATTAATTAATGAACATCAAATTGCCGGCATTATAGTAGAACCTATAATGGGGGAGGGGGGATATAAAGTTATCTCTTCGGATTTTTTGCAAGGGTTACGAAAACTTTGTGACCAGAGCGGGGTTTTATTAATTGCAGATGAGGTACAGTCTGGGATTGGGCGGACCGGTAGATGGTTTGCGTTTGAGTATGCAGGGATAGTTCCTGATGTTATAGTTTTGGCAAAAGGGATTGCGTCCGGATTTCCCCTAGGAGTGTGCGTGGCGTCTAAAGATTTAATGTCAAAATGGTCTCCAGGGGCTCACGGATCGACCTTTGGTGGGAATCCTGTTTGTTGCGCGGCCGCGGTTGCCACAATTAATGTTATAAAAGAAAAAGGCCTGCTTGGAAAAGCAGAGAAACTTGGAAAATATTTGATTAAGAGGCTTGAGAAACTAAAAAATAAATATTCTCAGATAAAAGATGTTAGGGGGATAGGGCTTATGGTTGGGGTGGATTTTGGGGATAATACGGTTGTTAAAAAGATCATGAACTTTTGCCTGGAAAAAGGTTTAGTTTTGATATCTACCGGTGGGGATGGGACTGTTATTAGATTTGTACCGTCCCTTATTATTAAAAAACCTCAGATTGATAAAGCTCTCGAAATATTTGAGCTAAGTTTACAATAATTCCTCTGAACCCCGATTATTCATACATCGAGGGCTTGTTGCATAATAGCGGTTTTTGCAATTTGTCATCCCCGCGAAAGCGGGGATCCATCTTGTTTTCTGAGAAATAGATTCCCGTTTTCACGGGAATGACCATTATGCAACAGACCCATCGAGTAAACCCCGATTGTCATAATCGGGGTGAAATTTCTAATAGTTGAGATCGAAAGATTTTATATGGATATTACTTATAATTTGCGTCAGCTTGACCCTGTAAGAATGTTATCTGGAGGGAGAGTTGGCAGAGTTCTTTTTTGTACCAAGAAAAATAAAAATTGTTTTGGCCAAGTAGTATTTAAAACCGTAATAAGAACTACTGTATCAATTGATGCCAGAAATTTAAGAGAAAACAGAGAAGATGGCGAAGAATATCGGGGAAAAGTTTATTTTGAAATAAAAAGAGAAATTCTTAAAGAAATAGAAGGAAATTCTTTGTTAGTATCAAAGTTACAAAAGATTAAATTTGCAGTAGGGCAAGATTTTGTAGATGATGAGAAAAGAGGATTTGCTTATGAAGGATTTTTAGTGGGAGGAGAGTGGGTTGAAAAGGCTTATGATCTTGACGGATTGATTCATAAAAAAGAGACCCAACAATTTTTCTGGAGCTGTTTGTCTTTTGTTTTTTTGACGGTTTTAGCTCCGGACGAGAAATATTGCTATAATGATTTTTTTAGACAGTTTCGGGGGAGAGCTTTAGGATGGGGAAGACAAAGGCAGTGTGGGGTTTTATTTATAAAAGGTATGGGAATCCAAAGATTCAGCAATGTTTATAAGTCAATAAGCTTGATTGCGAGGAGAATCTCAGCGCCAAAAACAGGTTTTACGGGAGGTCATGGCACAGGAGAATTTATGGACGGATTGTTTGTGTGGATACGAAAAAATCTTAGAGAGTCGGAGAAGTCGAGATTAAATTAGCCTTATGTTATAATTAATTCATGCGTAAATCAAAACGTTTAGACAAAATACCGCCATATTTATTTGTTAAAATCGAAGAAAAAAAAGCAGAGCTTATCGCAAAAGGGATAGATATCATCGATTTT is a window from the candidate division WOR-1 bacterium RIFOXYB2_FULL_36_35 genome containing:
- a CDS encoding [acyl-carrier-protein] S-malonyltransferase is translated as MGKGFAEALLDQANEVLGIDLKRICFEGSQEELKKTEISQPAILTVSIAAFDILKSKNIKPDYVAGHSLGEYSALVAAESINFKDAVRLVYLRGKFMQEAVPIGQGAMAAILMLDKEQIKECCDKAKDKGVVQIANFNAPGQIVISGEREAVLAASAFCKEAGAKRIIPLAVSAPFHSILMQKAADKLKIELDKINIKDANVPLVSNIDAEPVTSALKIKENLYSQVVGSVLWEDSVKKMVSLGVEKFIEVGPGNVLCGLVKKIDPTLVRVQNFESVLLEGFGR
- a CDS encoding 3-oxoacyl-[acyl-carrier-protein] reductase, whose product is MKLKDKVAFVTGAAQGIGKSIAEALAREGADIIVSDINLELAVQTAAEIEKIGVKTMALKTNVSDFCDVENGVEQSVKQMGKIDILVNNAGITRDTLLMRMKKEDWDAVINVNLTGVFNCTKIISALMIKQRSGKIVSIASIVGEMGNVGQTNYAAAKAGVIGMTKTVARELASRGICVNAVAPGFIQTAMTDKLSEDVKNKMVEVIPLKRMGTPTEVAKAVLFLAGPDSDYITGQIINVNGGMLMNT
- a CDS encoding acyl carrier protein, giving the protein MNENEVLEKVKKVVVEQLGVSEAEAKKESSYVDDLGADSLDTVELVMALEEAFGTEIPDEDAEKIKTVGDTVTYIMSHQK
- a CDS encoding 2-nitropropane dioxygenase, encoding MKLPQLKIGDLIAQVPIIQGGMAVRISTGNLAGAVAAAQGIGVIGASGMTFDELADEIRIARKKALDGIIAINIMFAAREFLGIVNTAIKEKIDFIITGAGFSRDIFRIGREKNIPIVPIVSSAKLAKLAEKSGASAVIVEGKEAGGHLGTDRSIFDILPEILKAVKIPVIAAGGLVTGELIAKAFRMGASGVQLATRFVLSEECNASLPFKKRYQDAREEDVVLIESPVGMPGRALRTPFVDEIISGTAPKPVGCDYCLKNCSLKYCIIQALIRSQKGDIDNGIVFSGEKVWQLKDRRIKPAKEIMNDIISEIEEVP
- a CDS encoding beta-ketoacyl-[acyl-carrier-protein] synthase II — protein: MEKRVVVTGLGIVSPIGLNVDEHFTNLVKGKSGIGKIDRFDVSSFSCHIAGLVKGFDPSLYMDRKEAKKIVNFIKYAIAAAKMAFSDSAFSINESNADRVGVIIGSGIGGIEFLEEQVNVLRDKGPSRLSPFTVPYMITNMAAGLVSIHLGAKGPNSCVVTACASGTHCIGDSYRILQRGDADVMIAGGAECAISPIGIGSFAAARALSTSFNADPEKASRPFDKKRDGFVMGEGSGIVILEELEHAKARAAKIYAEIVGYGMSGDANHITAPAPGGEGAVRAMLIALKDAKLNPSDVDYINAHGTSTKLNDEYETMAIKTAFGEHAKKVAISSNKSMTGHLLGAAGAIEAVSTVLSIVNDIAPPTINQEEADPICDLDYVPNVARQMKINVAISNSLGFGGHNAVIAFKKYKA